Part of the Verrucomicrobiales bacterium genome, TGAGCCACGGCATAATTGTCCGGAACCCCGCCGAACGGCCCTGGGGCCGCGCTGATACCATGGGCCGGAAAGGTTCCCTGCCCCGCCACCGTGAAGGCGTTGGAGCTCTGGTTCTTCCTAATAAAAGACTCCGTGTTTGCAACTCGGCCCCAATAGGCCAACTCATTACCATAGGCCTCGCCCGAGAACCGTTCGGTATAAGGCATGAAGTCGCCGTCCCAACTTGTCTTATAACCGAGAGACCAGCAGTTGGTCGGCTGGACTGTGGAGGGAAACTGCGAGGCAAGGCCGCCGCTGAAAGGGATCAGAGTCTGGTTAAGGGAGTCGATCTGAGCATCCAACTGAAGCACCGCGCCATAGTTTGAACCATCATCACCCCGACCGGTCGCGATTTCCAGGATGGTACCCGAGGCATAATACTGTTCGTTGGTGAAGCCGAGAGTCTCGCCGGGATTAAGATTCTTGCCTACCCATTCCAGATCGTCTCGGCGGACATGAACATCGACGTCGCTACCGCCCGTCGCTTCGGCCCAGATCGCGACCCGGTAGCGACCGTCACTAGGAATGACGTAACGTACCACTGCATAGTTGTCTTCTCGCTCCGGGTAGCCCGGAGCCACGCTGACCGCATGAACAGGGAACGTCCCCTGGCTCGGCACCGTGAATTCGTTCGGCCCGAGGTTCTGTCGGACCCAAGATTCCGAGTCACTGATCCAACCCCAGTAGGCTTGGGTATTTTCCTCAACCGTGCCTTCGTATCGAGTCCGGTAGAGCGCAAACTCGCTTTGCAGACGAACTTTGTAGCCGAACTGCCAACCGTTTGACGGGTTCGCATCTTGTGAAAAATCGGAGGAAAGCCGTGCCGCTTGAAGCGGAGCGCAGGTTATGCTGCAGGAAAGAACGATCACAGACCAGAGAGATAAAGTGAGAGTTTTCATGCATCCTTGTTGGTGAATCTAAGGTTTTGATAGCACTCCAGCCTGGAAAGGTAAATAATGAAATGAAGAGTCACGTTTTCTCCTCCCTCCGGGTCCCACATCGCGTCCACTCTCCCCGCACCTCAGGTCGAGGTTGCGTCCATCGTAGTTTGAAACTCGGGCCCCTTGCCATCCCGTCCGGGGAAGAAGTTGAACCGCTAAGGACGCAGCCTGTCGCGACGATCCCTAAGGGATAGCTCAGCACACACGGGCTCCACAGCCAGACTTACGTCCGGTGGGTAGAAGTCCGACAGGCTGCTAGTCTTAGATCTCGTTCTTGACCATCTCGTCCCATCGACGCTGCATTTCCTGGGGAGTCACCTTCTCGATCTCCTGCTGGATCATCCACTCATGCCCGAACGGGTCGCGCAGGGACGCACTTCGAAACCCGTAAAACTGGTCCGCCGCCGGGCTCACGACCGTGGCGCCGGCCACGCGGGCTCGTTCAACAAAACGGTCAACGCTCTGCACCAGGAGGCTCAGCTTGACCGTCGTTCCTCCCAGGCTGGCGGGCGCTTTGTTGATCGATGCATACTCGTCCGAAAGCATGATCAGGCTGCCGTTGATCGTGAGCTCGGCATGCCCCACTTTCCCGGACTCGGGGTCGATCAACCGATAAAGCTCAACCGCCCCAAAGGCGGCGCGATAAAAGTCAATCGCCCGGGCAGCGTTGTTCACCGCCAGCGCAGGCGTCAAAGGCGGATAGGGAATGGCGGTCTTCGTCATCGTCATCGGTCAAAGCCTAGGAGCCCTCGCTCGCACGATCAACTGGGAATCCAGCGAGAATGATGGGAGCTCTACTCCTTTCGTACCATTGCCCTACCCAAAGAGCATGTTAGAATAGGTCGCGTTGCCCGGGAAGCAGCCAGACAGACAATACTATGCGCCATCTCCTTAGTCTCTTGCTCATCACTTCGCACGTCCTTGCCTCTCCTCCGACGCCGGCGGATTCCGCGATCATCACCGAAGATCAGAATCGTGGAAAAGTTGCCGAAAGCGAAGGGTCGCCAGCGCCAGCGTCATCGATCGTGGAGGGGCTGGCGGATGCGGTCCCACCGCTCCTGTCCATCTCCCGCGACAAAGGCCAAGTCCTGCTCAGTTTCACCGGCACCTTGCAGCAGGCCTTCGACCTCTCGGGACCCTGGCTCGAAGTGACCAATGCCACCAGCCCGTATCAGGCCGATACCGAGTCAACGCGCGGATTCTACCGCAGTGTCGCGGCTTCTGGATCAAGCATCTTTTCCTCACGAACGGTGGTGGACCTGATCATCACCGGTCCGCTCCAAAAGCACTTCGACCTCGCGTTCGCCGGTCTCCCGGATGGAATCTTCCCGCCCAAACGAGAAAAGCCACCCTTTCAGGGGACCGCCGTGCTGGGTGGAACCGAGATCCCCATCGGACTGCGGGTTCGTGGATTCTCGAGCCTGCAGGAATGTCCCTTCCCGAAGCTGACCCTGAAAGTCGGAAAGGAAGACCGCAAGGACACACCGTTTTTCGATGCCCGCGAGATCAAGATCGCAACTCATTGCGCCGAGGGTGGAAGAGGGCCGATCGGGCGACTCCGGGACGAACGGAGCACGTATCGCGAGGCGCTGGCGTACGAAGCGATGCAGACGCTGGGCTTTGTCGCTCCCCGCATCCGCCGGGCTCGTATCGAGTTTCGAGATACCAGCCCCACCAACCAAACGCCCGAGGGGCGCTGGACCATCACCCGACAGGCCATGCTGTTCGACGATCCTGAGGTCGTGGGAGAAAGAATGGGCGGTCGCGCTTTGGATGATGCCGAACTCGCGGCACTCACGAATGCCGGGTTCCCGGAGCAATTGATCCTCGATCTCCGTTTCCTTCATATTCTCTTGGGCAACTGGGACTACACTCTCAGTTTGGGAGGAGAGCGCCTCTGGAACACCGAGGTGTTGGCGTTCCCCGATGGAACTTATCTCCCGATGGCCGGGGATTTCGACCTCTGTTCGTGGGTGACGGAAGAGGTGCGGGAGTCGGTGCCCTGGGACTACTTTCCCGAGCTGCCCCTGCTCGAGCGGCAGATGCGCTACGATCTGGAGCTGCTGCAGAAGGATACCGCTGCGAGCCGGTATGAGGCAGCCAAGGATCGGTTTACCGCGAAGCAGAGCGACCTCCGGTCACTGGTCCAGCAAGCCATCGTGGATGAGCCGGGGCGAACCAACGCGATGCACCACATCGACACCTTCTTTACCGTCTTGGAGGGCCGTCCTAAATAGACGCAGGCGGTTTGGGAAGACGCGACGCGATCAAAGCGCGCGCCTCGGTCTGGCACCAATGAAACGCCAGACCGAGGCCGGCGCCAAAGCCTAGCCCATAAAAAAGGCCCCACGAGAGCATCGCCAGCCGAGCCTGGGTCGATTTCTGGATCGCGACGCCCAGAATCGACATTCCCTGGGCTCTCATCAAACCACCTTCCACTACTCCACCGACGAAGTATCCCACGGAGTTCAGGACGAAAAGCGCCATCACCACCCGAAGGAGCTGACCACGCGCCTCGAAGGCTCGAACGAGGATCCAGCCCATCAGCGCCGTTCCGGCGAACAATCCCACGACGCTCCCTGGGTGACCACGCAGTGCCATCCAGCCTGCGATCCAGGCGACGGAGTAGAGCGTGAAGGCCACACTGAACAGCTGATAGAATCGAACGAGCGAACCTCGACCGAGAATCAGCCGATGCAGACACAGTCCGCTGAGCCCGATAAAGACCACCGCGCAAGCGATATACATCCCCAGCTCACCACCCGCTTTGTGGAACCACCGTCCAAACACCGCCCAAGGTGCGAACCCGGCAAGACTCACTACCGTAAAGCCCAATGTTCCACGGGCGACCGAGGCGGAGAGCGAAGGCACCGCGACGGAGGACACAGATCGGTTAGCCAAGCTGCTCGGATCGAGTTGAAACCAGCTCATAAGCGGTGCAGAAAAACTGCTGATCTAAACGTCCAAAGATTCCCACATGGGTTTGATGCTAGTTCCATTGCACGCGCGGTAGCAAGATCCTGGTTTGCACCTACCATCCAGTGAGGTGCGATCGCTTCCGGGTGGGGACAGCCCGGATCCCACTCCAAGGAGCGGGAAAGCGGTAGAGGTTTCTCATCGATGCTGTTAATAATCGGGACTAGACAAATCGGAGGACACGGGAGTTTTTCACCTGGGCGGGAGTGGCTCGAACCCACAGGGTTCAAAGAGATGTAGCCGGGGGTGCTCGCACCCCCGGAACTGTTAAAAGTACGGAGCATCGCGCAGCGATGCCACCGGTTTCTGCGACTTGCTTCACCCGACTCAAGGAACCTAATTGGTTCGTCAGTCCGTTCGCCGACGGGTGGCACGCCTTTCAGGGTGCTGTTGAATAGGGGGCCGACAAACCGGGGGTGTCACTGTGCTCCACACCTCGTAATCTCTTTGAACCCTAAGCGTTCCCGACTTCGGCATCAGGAATTCATGCAGCAGTCTTCCAGATATACGGATTTTCGCCCACGCTATCCGGCCGCTCGCCAGACTTATTGAGCGTCAAGCTCAGCGCGTGCCCGACCAGGTGCCTTTATATTGGTCCTCGTAGCCTTTAACCACGAAGGTCCCCGCCAAGGTCTCCCCTTTTAGTTCCGCCTTGTAGGCAATAGTCGCCTCGGTGCCTTGAATCTCTCGAGCCATCTCCATGGACAGCTGTCCGTCCTTGAACGAAATCATCTTCAGCTTGTGCACCCCGCTGCGCGGGCTGATCAAAGATCCCGCTAGGCCGCCTTCTGCTTTTTCGAAAACCAACTCGTAGTCGCGCTCGTCCTCAGCCAGCTTGACCTTGAGCTTCCACTTGCCAATCAGCTTGTCGACGGCTGCTTCGGACGGGGTCGGCTGAGGCCGTGCTTTGAGGGTGTAGACATCCACACGGGCGGCCTGATTGTCTCGCACTTTGTCAAAGTTACTCGCCAAAATCAGCTGATCTTCCGAGACGACAAAGATGGTATCCCGGTCGTCGCTAATCGCTTGAGCTTCCGATTCGGAACTTCCCGCCTCGATGTCCGTCACTTTGAGCACCTGGAAAGATCCGAGTCTCTCAACCTTGATGTTTCCCTTGGCGAAGAGCCGAACCTCATTGTCGCCATTCGACAGCGTATAGCGGAGTTTGTCCCCGCGAATATCCAACAGTTGAGTATACTCCGCTCCACCATCAACCGTGCGCTTCCCGGACCAAGTTCCCTGAAGCGGGTCCACCGAAGCTGCCAGAGCGTTGCTACCCACCCAACAGGCCACGAGGAACCCGCAGGCCCGATTCAAAAAAGAACCCCGAGCCACTAGCTCGGGGTTCGAAGAGTCTTTGTGATTCATGAATCAGACAGGAATCGTTAAGCGGTTGCGGGAGCCGCCGAGCCCAATCCTGGTCCGATCTTCGGAGGCAGGGGCTTGGGCACCTCCGGAAGCGGCGTCACTGCGGCCGCCCCTCGGGGTGGATCAATGTCTTTCGGACGCTCAGGTGGGGTGAACGTGCCTGTCCGCACAATGTCCTCCACCTGCTTGCCATCCAGTGTTTCGTGCTCCAAGAGCGCGTTCGCGATCATCTCGAGCTTGTCGCGATGCGTCGTCAACAGATCCTTGGCCCGGTTGTAGGCCCCGTCGATGAGCATCTTGACCTCGACGTCGATCAGCCGGGCAGTGTCATCGCTGTAATCCTTGCGGCGCATCATTTCACGGCCGAGGAACATCTCCTCGTCGTTGCCGAACTGGATCATGCCCAGCTTGTCGCTCATGCCAAACTGGCAGACCATGGCCCGAGCGATATTGGTCGCCTGCTGAATATCCATTCCAGCTCCGCTGCTGATGTCGCCAGAGACCATTTCCTCAGCGATCCGTCCACCCATGATCATGCACAGCTGATCCAAGAGCTGCTTCCTGCGGTGGCTGAACACATCTTCCTTCGGCAGGTTCATCGTCGCACCCAGCGCCTGACCGCGCGGGATAATGGTCACCTTGTGCAAGGGATGCGTGTTCTCGCAAAGCACGTTAAGCAAGGCATGCCCCGCTTCGTGCCAGGCCGTAAATTTCTTCTCTTCCTCGGTCATCGCCAAGCTGCGACGCTCGCGTCCCCAGCGTACCTTGTCCCGGGCCTCTTCCAGCTCCGGCATGGCAACCGCCTTCTTGTTCTGGCGTGCCGCCAGCAAGGCCGCCTCGTTAAGCAGGTTGGCCAACTCCGCACCGGAGAACCCAGGAGTCCCTCGGGCGATCACGGAAAGATCAACGTGGGCCTCCAGCTTCACGTTCTTAGCGTGAACCTTCAAAATGGCCTCACGACCCCGGAAGTCGGGCAACGGAACCGTCACCTGACGATCAAAACGTCCCGGGCGCAACAGCGCAGGATCCAACACATCCGGGCGGTTGGTCGCCGCGATGATAATGATGCCTTCCGTGGTATCGAATCCGTCCATCTCGACCAGCAGAGCGTTCAACGTTTGTTCACGCTCATCATTGCCGCCGCCGAGACCTACGCCACGGCTGCGACCCACCGCGTCAATTTCATCGATGAAGACCAGGCACGGGGTGTTCTTGCGCGCCTGCTCGAACATGTCTCGAACGCGACTCGCGCCCACGCCTACGAACATTTCAACAAAATCGGAACCGCTGATGCTAAAGAACGCAGCATCAGCCTCGCCGGCGATGGCCTTAGCCAGCAAGGTCTTGCCAGTACCCGGCGCCCCAACCATTAGAACGCCCTTGGGGATACGACCACCGAGCTTCTGAAATTTTTTGGGATCGCGCAGAAATTCCACCAACTCCGAGACCTCTTCCTTCGCCTCCTCCACTCCCGCCACATCTTTAAAGGTGACCTTGTTCTTTTCCTTGGCGAGCAAGCGAGCCTTGCTCTTCCCAAAGCTGAGAGCCCCTTTGCCAGCCATGCGAATCTGGCGGATGAAGAAAAACCAGATGAACAAGCCGATCAGGATGAACGGCCCAATGCCCCAGATCAATTGAAGCAGCAGCGTATTGGGCTGCTTAACCTCGAACCGGCCCGTCGAGAGCAGCTTCAACTCGTAGTCCTCAGGAAGCCGCACTCGCGCAACGAACGCCTCCTCGGTATCCTTGCCCCCCTCCGTGATCCGCTTGCCATCCTTATCGGTCCGATAGTACTTGCCGCGAACCTCCTGCAACACCGACTGCACATCGTAGGTGATGGCAGCACGACTCACGAGATTGGAGTCCACCAGCGCCATAAACTCGGGCTGGGAAAGTAATTTGCCCTGGGGAGTTGCCCGATTATTGACAATCACGAGCAGCGGGATCGTCGCGATAATGGCGATCCACAGCAGATAACGCTGAGGTGAATTTCGAAAATCGCCACTCCGCTTTTCGTCGTCTCGATTATTATTGGCGTCGCTCATGTGATCATCAACCGGACAGTTCGGTCGCAAACTAGCACTGGTAAGAGCCGTCGGCAATAGCCCCGACCGTACAATCATTTAGAAAGGGCCGGACGGCAGCACCTCTTACGGCTTAGCAGCCGCACCTATGAGATCGTTGCCGCGCCAGAGTGTCGAGTCAGAAAACGAGGCCGTTTTCGGGTATTGTAACCCCCTATCCAGCTCAGCATCAGACCTGACCTGACATTCCAACCGCCTAGGATTGGATCGGCTAATCGCCGCCCGACTGGAGAAAAACTAAGCCGGAATGGTTGGCCGCTCCCAGAACCGCCTGCCGAACTCGGCCAGACCAGCCTTCGTCGCCTCAGTCTACCCCCGCTCGAACCTGTCCCACCGCCACACCAGAAAGCGCCTGGTGGCAGCAGTAACCTGGAAGGTATCCGAGACCCTAAGCCCCTCCACCCAAAACAGTTCCGAGCTTGTTACACTCTCCGCCACCAAGCGCTGACGCCGCTCCGCAGCCGGAATCTTCGCATTGATGAACAGGTCCTGAAGCTTGCTCGAGGCACCGAGTCCCAACGGACGGAAACGATCTCCCGGCCGCCAATGCCTCAAACAGATTTCACTTCCCACTAAGTCAGCATCGAACACCTCGACCCCCGGCTTGGAACGTCGGATCCAGGCAACGGAGAGGTGGGATCGTAACTCCCACTCCAAATTCCGTTCGGCAAAAACGATCGCCCCCTGCTTCTCAGCGATCCGGACGCATACTTCACTCGGACGAAACTCCAGGCTGGGGGTGACTTGAACCCGGCTTATCCGTCCATCCGTCGCCCGCCGCCACCTCGTGCCGCCCGGCGCAGTGATGACTTGGCCCTCCTCCCTCCGAAGGGATTCCACCAAGGTATAAGTAACCAGCTCATGCTGCTCCAATAACTGCAACCGGATGACCTGCCGCTGTAAAGCGACGTCAAGCCGAGGGAAGTCCGTCGCTCGACCGGGCGGTTTTCCAAGCCAGGCGCGGGCCGACTCCGTCACCGAGGCAGTCTCCGCCGCGATCAGTTCCATCGACCGCAGCAGGTTGGGCGTCGCGTCCTCTCCTTGAACCGCATGGAGCGTGGGAAGGAGCTGGTGGCGGATGCGGTTGCGCAGGAAGGTCGGCGAACGATTCGATGGATCTTCCCGAAATTTCACCCGCTGACTCCGCCCCCACGCGGCCAAATCCCGACGATAACAACCGAGCAGCGGCCGAAGCAGCCGCAGCTTCGGACGGCCCGGAAAAGAGCTGATGACCGACATCCCCGACAGTCCATCGCCCCCTGCCCCGCGCAGCAAACGAATGAAAAACAATTCAACCTGATCGTCGGCATGATGGGCGGTAACCACCTCCGACAAACCCTCCTCTGCAGCCACTTGAGCAAGGAATGCGTAACGCAGGTCCCGAGCCGCCATTTCGATGGAGACACCGCAGGCGGCCGCTCGAGCCCTTACGTCGCCAGATCCAAGAAACACCCGCAATCCCAGTTTCTGTCCGGACCGTCGAACGAACTCAGCATCCCGAGCGCTGGCACGCCCCCGAAGCTGATGAT contains:
- a CDS encoding chitobiase/beta-hexosaminidase C-terminal domain-containing protein, with the translated sequence MKTLTLSLWSVIVLSCSITCAPLQAARLSSDFSQDANPSNGWQFGYKVRLQSEFALYRTRYEGTVEENTQAYWGWISDSESWVRQNLGPNEFTVPSQGTFPVHAVSVAPGYPEREDNYAVVRYVIPSDGRYRVAIWAEATGGSDVDVHVRRDDLEWVGKNLNPGETLGFTNEQYYASGTILEIATGRGDDGSNYGAVLQLDAQIDSLNQTLIPFSGGLASQFPSTVQPTNCWSLGYKTSWDGDFMPYTERFSGEAYGNELAYWGRVANTESFIRKNQSSNAFTVAGQGTFPAHGISAAPGPFGGVPDNYAVAQYRVPADGNYRFEVFGYASGWSDVDVHITQDGVELLGRNLVAPQEIHLNEQRFLVGGTLIEVAIGRGADQSNYGAIFQFDMQVELIAVSNPGVPEIVFAPARGPFLGETMIHLTNRLGVGLVHYTLDGSVPTARSHVYTGPFKLRQSTLVRAAVFVDGVAASQIYLAAYRRDEPPNGGIASDWLIRHFGVGFLDDPKAKPEADPDSDGSSNLREYASGSDPRDPLSGFSLRIKSAPCVLFSSVPGQTYRILRRSRASFETVEIGLVTATSNETSFVDTSLAEDAGFYTVEAVR
- a CDS encoding VOC family protein codes for the protein MTMTKTAIPYPPLTPALAVNNAARAIDFYRAAFGAVELYRLIDPESGKVGHAELTINGSLIMLSDEYASINKAPASLGGTTVKLSLLVQSVDRFVERARVAGATVVSPAADQFYGFRSASLRDPFGHEWMIQQEIEKVTPQEMQRRWDEMVKNEI
- the ftsH gene encoding ATP-dependent zinc metalloprotease FtsH, producing MSDANNNRDDEKRSGDFRNSPQRYLLWIAIIATIPLLVIVNNRATPQGKLLSQPEFMALVDSNLVSRAAITYDVQSVLQEVRGKYYRTDKDGKRITEGGKDTEEAFVARVRLPEDYELKLLSTGRFEVKQPNTLLLQLIWGIGPFILIGLFIWFFFIRQIRMAGKGALSFGKSKARLLAKEKNKVTFKDVAGVEEAKEEVSELVEFLRDPKKFQKLGGRIPKGVLMVGAPGTGKTLLAKAIAGEADAAFFSISGSDFVEMFVGVGASRVRDMFEQARKNTPCLVFIDEIDAVGRSRGVGLGGGNDEREQTLNALLVEMDGFDTTEGIIIIAATNRPDVLDPALLRPGRFDRQVTVPLPDFRGREAILKVHAKNVKLEAHVDLSVIARGTPGFSGAELANLLNEAALLAARQNKKAVAMPELEEARDKVRWGRERRSLAMTEEEKKFTAWHEAGHALLNVLCENTHPLHKVTIIPRGQALGATMNLPKEDVFSHRRKQLLDQLCMIMGGRIAEEMVSGDISSGAGMDIQQATNIARAMVCQFGMSDKLGMIQFGNDEEMFLGREMMRRKDYSDDTARLIDVEVKMLIDGAYNRAKDLLTTHRDKLEMIANALLEHETLDGKQVEDIVRTGTFTPPERPKDIDPPRGAAAVTPLPEVPKPLPPKIGPGLGSAAPATA
- the tilS gene encoding tRNA lysidine(34) synthetase TilS, with protein sequence MDPLCEQVRSVVQAHLQAKKPRLLVAVSGGLDSMVLLYVLHRLSEALPLEMAIAHFDHQLRGRASARDAEFVRRSGQKLGLRVFLGSGDVRARAAACGVSIEMAARDLRYAFLAQVAAEEGLSEVVTAHHADDQVELFFIRLLRGAGGDGLSGMSVISSFPGRPKLRLLRPLLGCYRRDLAAWGRSQRVKFREDPSNRSPTFLRNRIRHQLLPTLHAVQGEDATPNLLRSMELIAAETASVTESARAWLGKPPGRATDFPRLDVALQRQVIRLQLLEQHELVTYTLVESLRREEGQVITAPGGTRWRRATDGRISRVQVTPSLEFRPSEVCVRIAEKQGAIVFAERNLEWELRSHLSVAWIRRSKPGVEVFDADLVGSEICLRHWRPGDRFRPLGLGASSKLQDLFINAKIPAAERRQRLVAESVTSSELFWVEGLRVSDTFQVTAATRRFLVWRWDRFERG